The Thermogemmatispora onikobensis nucleotide sequence CTTCCCAATCACGGCGGGGCCAAAGCCCACCAGGCGGCGCAAGCGCTCCATCAGCGTTGGCGCCTCCATCAGCTCCTCAAGAGGGATCTCCTCACCCAGAATGCGCAGCGCAGCATTCATAAATGCCTGACCGGCACGCGAGCGCTTATCATAGACCACTGGCTCACCCTTATTGGTGGCCACGATAATCAACTCATCTTCGGGGACAATGCCCAGCAGATCGATCCCAAGCACTTCCAGCACATCCGCCACATCCATCATATCACCGCGTCTCACCATGTCGGGACGCAGGCGGTTGAGAACCAGGCGCGGCTCCGGCTTGCCCGCCGCCTCGACCAGCCCGATGATGCGATCGGCATCGCGCACCGAGGCCATCTCGGGATTGGTCACAATGATGATCTCATCGGCGCCCACGATGGCATTGCGAAAGCCCTGCTCGATGCCTGCAGGCGAGTCGATGAGCACAAACTCGAATTCCTGGCGCAGCTGCTGGCAGAGCTGCACCATCTGCACGCTATTGATGGCATTCTTATCGCGTGTCTGAGCAGCGGGCAACAGGTAGAGTTCGGGCAAACGCTTATCCTTAATCAGCGCCTGACGCAGGCGACACTGCCCTTCAACCACATCGACCAGATCGTAGACGATGCGGTTCTCCAGTCCCAGCACAGCATCGAGATTGCGCAGCCCGATATCCGAGTCAACTACCACCACCTTCTTACCCTGCATAGCCAGGGCTGTTCCCAGGTTCGCCGT carries:
- the minD gene encoding septum site-determining protein MinD, producing the protein MDSRVITITSGKGGVGKTTTTANLGTALAMQGKKVVVVDSDIGLRNLDAVLGLENRIVYDLVDVVEGQCRLRQALIKDKRLPELYLLPAAQTRDKNAINSVQMVQLCQQLRQEFEFVLIDSPAGIEQGFRNAIVGADEIIIVTNPEMASVRDADRIIGLVEAAGKPEPRLVLNRLRPDMVRRGDMMDVADVLEVLGIDLLGIVPEDELIIVATNKGEPVVYDKRSRAGQAFMNAALRILGEEIPLEELMEAPTLMERLRRLVGFGPAVIGKRTRSWPS